The bacterium genome includes a window with the following:
- the ispG gene encoding flavodoxin-dependent (E)-4-hydroxy-3-methylbut-2-enyl-diphosphate synthase, whose translation MNRRYSKPIRAGNLTIGGDAPISVQSMTKTKTSDVKTTVRQIKQLEDVGCEIIRVGVPDMESAKVLGVIKRQISIPLVADIHFDYRLALEAIAQGVDKLRINPGNIKQTDRVVKIVEKAKERNIPIRIGVNSGSVDRKKFGKVGATALVESALQHIKILEDLDFFDIVISLKATDVPMTIEAYQLMATKVDYPFHIGITESGLPWAGSIKSAVGMGSLLSQGLGDTIRVSLTAQPIEEVKLGYEILKALRLRETGLELISCPTCARCEIDLIKIAKQVEKEIKKLKFKKLKFKIAIMGCVVNGPGEAADADIGIAGGKGIGLIFKKGKIIKKVPQTELVETLLYEIKLMRDSSL comes from the coding sequence ATGAATAGAAGATATTCAAAACCTATTCGAGCAGGTAATCTTACAATCGGCGGAGATGCACCTATTTCAGTCCAATCAATGACCAAAACCAAAACAAGTGATGTTAAAACAACGGTCAGGCAAATCAAGCAACTTGAAGATGTTGGTTGCGAAATTATTCGAGTTGGTGTGCCAGATATGGAATCAGCTAAGGTTTTAGGAGTGATTAAAAGACAAATTAGTATCCCTTTGGTTGCGGATATTCATTTTGATTATCGCCTGGCATTAGAGGCCATCGCTCAAGGGGTAGATAAATTAAGGATTAATCCTGGGAATATCAAACAAACGGACAGGGTCGTCAAGATAGTTGAAAAGGCAAAAGAGAGAAATATCCCCATCCGAATTGGGGTAAATTCGGGTTCTGTTGATAGAAAAAAATTTGGCAAGGTAGGCGCAACAGCATTGGTTGAATCAGCCCTCCAGCATATTAAGATATTAGAAGATTTAGACTTCTTTGATATTGTTATTTCACTTAAAGCCACTGATGTGCCAATGACTATCGAGGCGTATCAATTGATGGCGACCAAAGTCGATTACCCCTTTCATATTGGCATAACCGAATCAGGTCTTCCGTGGGCTGGAAGTATAAAATCAGCCGTCGGTATGGGTAGTCTACTTAGCCAGGGGTTAGGGGATACGATTAGAGTTTCTTTAACCGCACAACCTATCGAGGAAGTAAAACTTGGTTATGAAATTTTAAAGGCATTACGGTTACGAGAGACAGGTCTGGAATTAATTTCCTGTCCTACCTGTGCCAGATGTGAAATAGATTTAATCAAGATTGCTAAACAGGTAGAAAAGGAGATTAAAAAATTAAAATTTAAAAAATTAAAATTTAAAATCGCCATTATGGGTTGTGTGGTCAATGGTCCAGGTGAAGCCGCTGACGCTGATATTGGCATTGCCGGGGGTAAAGGAATAGGATTAATATTTAAGAAAGGTAAAATTATAAAAAAGGTGCCGCAAACAGAGTTAGTTGAAACACTACTCTATGAGATTAAATTGATGAGAGATAGTTCACTTTAG